The following are from one region of the Bacteroidales bacterium genome:
- a CDS encoding Crp/Fnr family transcriptional regulator — protein sequence MLNIKAGFKMYVERDCSVCLAKSLNCFAKLPPEDKASISSFKSSTIIKRGQIIFHEGRTPQGVYCLNDGKVKIYRLGCDGKEQVVRIVTPSSFFGLRALISGWNYSTAAVTLEDSVVCFIPKRPFLKVTLKYPDVSHCLMVALSSLLEDAESKLLSLAQKPVRERLAETLLALHEVFNKNGGNNHINLSRTDLANIIGTATECVIRLLSEFKDEHLIDINGRKISIRNFEELKKIGKIN from the coding sequence TTGTTAAATATAAAAGCCGGATTTAAGATGTATGTTGAGCGTGATTGTTCAGTTTGTCTTGCAAAAAGTCTCAATTGTTTTGCAAAATTACCTCCTGAGGATAAGGCATCTATCAGTTCGTTCAAAAGCAGCACGATTATTAAACGCGGACAGATCATTTTTCATGAAGGAAGAACCCCGCAAGGTGTTTATTGCCTGAATGATGGTAAGGTTAAAATATATCGACTTGGATGTGACGGTAAAGAGCAGGTTGTGAGGATTGTCACCCCATCAAGCTTTTTCGGATTGCGGGCACTGATTAGCGGTTGGAATTATTCAACAGCTGCTGTCACGCTTGAAGATTCTGTAGTTTGTTTTATTCCTAAAAGGCCATTTCTTAAAGTTACGCTCAAATATCCCGATGTCTCTCATTGCCTGATGGTGGCGCTTAGTTCGCTGCTTGAAGACGCCGAGAGCAAGCTATTATCCCTTGCACAAAAGCCGGTCAGGGAGCGTCTTGCAGAGACATTACTGGCCCTGCATGAAGTTTTTAATAAAAATGGAGGAAATAACCACATTAATTTATCCAGGACAGACCTGGCTAATATTATAGGAACAGCTACTGAATGCGTAATCCGGTTGTTATCCGAATTCAAAGATGAACATCTGATCGATATCAATGGGCGAAAAATTTCCATCCGGAATTTTGAAGAGCTGAAAAAGATAGGGAAAATTAACTAA
- a CDS encoding DUF302 domain-containing protein codes for MEYYFSKILNASFDEAVQRTTDSLKKEGFGIISEINIHEKLNEKLGVSFKKYRILGACNPGYAYKALMLEEKIGTMLPCNVIVIDQGNEKTEVSAVNPGASMMAIQNIGLEPIALEITEKLKRVIESL; via the coding sequence ATGGAATATTATTTTAGTAAAATTCTAAATGCCTCATTTGATGAGGCTGTTCAACGCACAACCGATTCCTTGAAAAAGGAAGGATTTGGAATAATTTCGGAGATCAACATTCATGAGAAACTTAATGAAAAGCTGGGTGTCAGTTTTAAAAAATACAGGATACTTGGAGCCTGTAATCCAGGCTATGCTTACAAAGCATTGATGCTGGAAGAAAAGATCGGAACAATGCTTCCCTGCAACGTCATAGTTATTGACCAGGGAAACGAAAAGACAGAAGTTTCAGCTGTAAACCCTGGTGCTTCGATGATGGCAATTCAGAATATTGGTCTTGAACCAATAGCTTTAGAGATTACAGAAAAGTTAAAACGTGTCATTGAGTCTTTATAA
- a CDS encoding S9 family peptidase, which translates to MKKLFLLLITSFLLTPGFIFSQSKEITLKDIFGSRQFYPKGVYGLHPMKDGNTYSLQKSDSIKVYSYEKGDYVNTLAIGKEMIPEGDTTPLKLSDYTFSQDEKKLLIATVTDYIYRYSSSSEFYIWDIIQKKLNRLSHGGKQRLAEFSPEASKIAFVRDNNLIVSDLVNNIEMQVTHDGKQNEIINGTTDWVYEEEFNITKGFEWSPDGKKIAFYRFDESKVPEFSMTEWGELYPTQTKFKYPKAGEVNSLVIVQVYDVATQQIIQVDLGPETDQYIPRIIWTKDPGKLIVLRLNRLQNQLDILLADASTGKSELVYREENQYYIEESNYDHFIFIDNNRYLMTSERSGYYHIYLNTLDRSTRFFQLTSGNWDVTDIFGYDEANGLVWFDAASSSPINRELWTVDLKGNMKQVSKEEGTHRPQFSSNFKYYVDNFSDANTPAVYTVNKPNGKVIRTIEDNQALRKTIEDYNFSKKEFFTFTTTEGVELHGWKILPPDFDPDKKYPVLMDVYGGPGYQTVTNFYSPGDFTWYQMLAQKGYIIASVDNRGTGARGQEFKKMTYLQLGKYETIDQIEAARYFASQSYVDTARIGIWGWSYGGFLSTLCITKGADVFSMAMAVAPVTNWRYYDNIYTERFMRKPQDNASGYDDNSPINHVDKLKGKYLVIHGTGDDNVHVQNTMDLISALNKANKQYSMFLYPNKNHGIYGGNTRMHLYTLMTNFILENL; encoded by the coding sequence ATGAAAAAATTATTCTTACTTCTGATCACATCATTCCTGCTAACCCCAGGATTTATCTTCTCACAGAGTAAAGAGATAACCCTGAAAGATATCTTCGGCAGCCGGCAATTCTATCCCAAAGGTGTTTATGGGCTTCACCCGATGAAAGACGGCAATACTTACAGCCTTCAGAAAAGTGACTCCATAAAAGTCTATAGTTATGAAAAAGGAGATTACGTGAATACACTTGCTATTGGCAAAGAGATGATCCCCGAAGGCGATACCACTCCCCTCAAGCTTTCTGATTACACTTTCAGCCAGGATGAGAAAAAATTGCTCATAGCAACCGTTACGGATTATATTTACCGTTACTCTTCTTCTTCTGAATTTTATATCTGGGATATTATCCAAAAGAAACTCAACCGCCTTTCTCATGGTGGAAAACAGCGCCTGGCTGAATTCTCACCGGAGGCCTCCAAAATTGCGTTTGTTCGTGATAATAACCTTATTGTCAGCGACCTGGTTAATAATATTGAAATGCAGGTGACCCACGATGGAAAGCAAAACGAGATCATAAATGGTACGACCGACTGGGTGTATGAAGAGGAATTCAACATCACCAAAGGCTTCGAATGGTCACCGGATGGAAAAAAAATTGCCTTCTACCGCTTCGATGAAAGCAAGGTCCCGGAGTTTTCCATGACCGAATGGGGTGAGTTATACCCAACACAGACAAAATTCAAATATCCTAAAGCAGGAGAGGTTAACTCCCTGGTAATAGTCCAGGTATATGATGTGGCAACGCAGCAGATTATCCAGGTTGACCTGGGCCCGGAAACCGACCAGTACATCCCACGTATCATCTGGACAAAAGATCCCGGCAAACTGATCGTCCTTAGGCTCAACCGCCTGCAAAACCAGCTCGACATCCTGCTTGCAGATGCCTCCACCGGCAAATCCGAGCTCGTCTACCGCGAAGAAAACCAATACTATATCGAGGAAAGTAATTACGATCATTTTATCTTTATTGATAACAACCGGTACCTCATGACCAGCGAGCGGTCAGGCTATTATCACATCTATCTGAATACCCTCGACCGGTCAACTAGATTTTTTCAGCTTACTTCAGGGAACTGGGATGTGACGGACATATTTGGTTATGATGAAGCAAACGGGCTGGTCTGGTTTGATGCAGCCTCTTCTTCCCCTATCAACCGCGAGTTATGGACTGTCGACCTGAAAGGGAACATGAAACAAGTGTCAAAAGAGGAAGGTACCCATCGGCCACAATTCAGCAGCAATTTTAAATATTATGTCGATAATTTCTCCGATGCCAATACGCCCGCGGTTTACACTGTCAATAAACCCAACGGAAAAGTGATACGCACCATCGAAGATAACCAGGCTCTCCGGAAAACCATAGAGGATTACAACTTCAGCAAAAAGGAGTTCTTTACCTTCACTACTACTGAAGGTGTTGAGTTGCATGGATGGAAAATTCTTCCTCCCGACTTCGATCCGGATAAAAAATACCCTGTATTAATGGACGTATATGGCGGACCAGGCTATCAGACCGTCACTAATTTTTACAGTCCCGGCGATTTCACCTGGTATCAGATGCTGGCACAGAAAGGATACATCATCGCTTCAGTGGATAACAGGGGAACGGGAGCTCGCGGCCAGGAATTCAAAAAGATGACCTACCTGCAACTGGGCAAATACGAGACTATCGACCAGATCGAAGCAGCCAGGTATTTCGCCTCACAATCTTATGTTGACACCGCCAGGATCGGCATCTGGGGCTGGAGCTACGGCGGTTTTTTGTCGACACTCTGCATCACAAAAGGGGCAGATGTTTTCAGCATGGCTATGGCGGTGGCACCCGTTACTAACTGGCGCTATTATGATAATATCTATACCGAGCGCTTCATGCGTAAACCGCAGGATAATGCCAGCGGATACGATGACAACTCCCCTATCAACCACGTCGATAAACTCAAAGGCAAGTACCTCGTGATCCATGGAACAGGCGATGATAACGTGCATGTCCAGAACACAATGGACCTTATCTCTGCCCTGAACAAAGCCAACAAGCAATACAGCATGTTCCTGTATCCGAATAAGAATCATGGGATTTATGGAGGAAATACAAGGATGCATCTTTATACTTTAATGACAAATTTTATCCTGGAAAACCTGTAA
- the rpsU gene encoding 30S ribosomal protein S21, whose product MIIVPVKEGESIDRALKKYKRKFEKTGVIKELRDRQQFTKPSIIKRKQRLKAIYIQQLREALDQ is encoded by the coding sequence ATGATTATCGTTCCGGTAAAAGAAGGCGAAAGCATTGACAGGGCCTTGAAAAAATACAAGAGAAAATTTGAGAAAACTGGCGTTATAAAAGAATTACGCGATCGCCAACAATTCACCAAACCCTCCATTATTAAGCGCAAACAACGGTTGAAAGCTATTTACATCCAACAATTAAGAGAAGCACTGGATCAATAA